A DNA window from Burkholderia sp. HI2500 contains the following coding sequences:
- the fdhF gene encoding formate dehydrogenase subunit alpha: MSPDTNNVRQGGCGSGQCACKSAAQARALDPFDDTDYGTPQRHADTDVTLEIDGQPVTVPAGTSVMRAAIEAGVNVPKLCATDSLEPFGSCRLCLVEIEGRRGYPASCTTPAEAGMKVRTQSDRLQSLRRNVMELYISDHPLDCLTCPANGDCELQDMAGVVGLREVRYGFDGANHLRDKKDESNPYFTYDPSKCIVCNRCVRACEETQGTFALTIAARGFESRVAAGESESFMASECVSCGACVAACPTATLQEKSVVQLGQAEHSVVTTCAYCGVGCSFKAEMKGTQVVRMTPHKNGLANEGHACVKGRFAWGYATHKDRITKPMIREKITDPWREVSWDEALTYAATQFRKLQDKYGRDSIGGITSSRCTNEETYLVQKLVRAAFGNNNVDTCARVCHSPTGYGLKTTLGESAGTQTFASVGQADVIVVMGANPTDGHPVFGSRLKRRVREGAKLIVIDPRRIDVVDGPHVKATHHLQLRPGTNVAIVNALAHVIVTEGLVADAFVAERCDTRAFEQWREFVSRADNSPEASADVTGVPADLVREAARLYATGGNAAIYYGLGVTEHAQGSTTVMGIANLAMATGNIGREGVGVNPLRGQNNVQGSCDMGSFPHELPGYRHIGDEVVRTQFEAAWSAKLQPEPGLRIPNMFDAALDGSFKGLYCQGEDIVQSDPNTQHVAAALSAMECIVVQDIFLNETAKYAHVLLPGSSFLEKDGTFTNAERRISRVRKVMPPLAGYADWEVTLMLSRALGYEMDYAHPSEIMDEIARLTPTFSGVSYAKLDTLGSIQWPCNEHAPEGTPTMHIDAFVRGKGKFVITQFIASPEKVTQRYPLILTTGRILSQYNVGAQTRRTENVRWHEEDRLEIHPHDAQDRGIRSGDWVGIESRAGQTVLRALVTERMQPGVVYTTFHFPESGANVITTDSSDWATNCPEYKVTAVQVLPVAQPSDWQQAYARFNAEQLDLLERRAGVTTGK, translated from the coding sequence ATGTCCCCCGACACGAACAACGTCCGCCAAGGCGGCTGCGGCTCGGGCCAATGCGCGTGCAAGAGCGCCGCGCAGGCGCGTGCCCTCGATCCGTTCGACGATACCGACTACGGCACGCCGCAACGGCATGCCGATACCGACGTCACGCTCGAAATCGACGGCCAGCCGGTCACGGTGCCGGCCGGCACGTCGGTGATGCGTGCGGCGATCGAAGCCGGCGTCAACGTCCCGAAGCTCTGCGCGACCGATTCGCTCGAACCGTTCGGCTCGTGCCGTCTGTGCCTCGTCGAAATCGAAGGCCGGCGCGGTTATCCGGCGTCGTGCACGACACCTGCCGAAGCCGGCATGAAGGTGCGCACGCAGTCGGACCGGCTGCAGTCGCTGCGTCGCAACGTGATGGAGCTGTACATCTCCGATCACCCGCTCGACTGCCTCACCTGCCCCGCCAACGGCGACTGCGAGCTGCAGGACATGGCCGGTGTGGTCGGGCTGCGCGAGGTGCGTTACGGCTTCGACGGTGCGAATCACCTGCGCGACAAGAAGGACGAATCGAATCCGTACTTCACGTACGACCCGTCGAAGTGCATCGTCTGCAACCGCTGCGTGCGCGCCTGCGAGGAAACGCAGGGCACGTTCGCGCTGACGATCGCCGCACGCGGCTTCGAATCGCGCGTCGCGGCCGGCGAAAGCGAATCGTTCATGGCGTCGGAATGCGTGTCGTGTGGCGCGTGCGTCGCCGCCTGCCCGACCGCCACGCTGCAGGAAAAATCCGTCGTGCAACTCGGGCAGGCCGAACACTCGGTCGTCACGACCTGCGCATACTGCGGCGTCGGCTGCTCGTTCAAGGCGGAGATGAAGGGCACGCAGGTCGTGCGCATGACGCCGCACAAGAACGGCCTCGCGAACGAAGGTCACGCATGCGTGAAGGGCCGCTTCGCGTGGGGCTATGCGACGCACAAGGACCGCATCACGAAGCCGATGATCCGCGAGAAGATCACCGACCCGTGGCGCGAAGTCAGCTGGGACGAAGCGCTCACCTACGCGGCAACGCAATTCCGCAAGCTGCAGGACAAGTACGGCCGCGATTCCATCGGCGGCATCACGTCGTCGCGTTGCACGAACGAGGAAACCTACCTCGTGCAGAAACTGGTGCGCGCCGCGTTCGGCAACAACAACGTCGACACCTGCGCACGCGTGTGCCACTCGCCGACGGGCTATGGCCTCAAGACGACACTCGGCGAATCGGCCGGCACGCAGACGTTCGCATCGGTCGGCCAGGCCGACGTGATCGTCGTGATGGGCGCGAACCCGACCGACGGGCACCCGGTGTTCGGCTCTCGGCTGAAGCGGCGCGTGCGTGAAGGCGCGAAGCTGATCGTGATCGACCCGCGCCGCATCGACGTCGTCGACGGCCCGCATGTAAAGGCCACGCACCACCTGCAACTGCGCCCCGGCACCAATGTCGCGATCGTCAACGCGCTCGCCCACGTGATCGTCACCGAAGGGCTCGTCGCCGATGCATTCGTCGCCGAGCGCTGCGACACGCGCGCATTCGAGCAATGGCGCGAGTTCGTCTCGCGAGCCGACAACTCGCCCGAGGCGAGCGCCGACGTGACGGGCGTGCCGGCCGATCTGGTACGCGAAGCCGCGCGCCTCTATGCGACGGGCGGCAATGCCGCGATCTATTACGGCTTGGGCGTGACCGAACACGCACAGGGCTCGACGACGGTGATGGGCATCGCGAACCTCGCGATGGCGACCGGCAACATCGGCCGCGAAGGTGTCGGCGTCAATCCGCTGCGCGGCCAGAACAACGTGCAGGGCTCGTGCGACATGGGCTCGTTCCCGCACGAACTGCCCGGCTACCGGCACATCGGCGACGAAGTCGTGCGCACGCAGTTCGAAGCGGCGTGGTCGGCGAAGCTGCAACCGGAACCGGGGCTGCGCATCCCGAACATGTTCGACGCGGCGCTCGACGGCAGCTTCAAGGGGCTTTACTGCCAGGGCGAGGACATCGTCCAGTCGGACCCGAATACGCAGCACGTCGCGGCTGCGCTGTCGGCAATGGAATGCATCGTCGTGCAGGACATCTTCCTGAACGAGACCGCGAAATACGCGCACGTGCTGCTGCCCGGCTCGTCGTTCCTCGAGAAGGACGGCACGTTCACGAACGCGGAACGCCGCATCTCGCGCGTGCGCAAGGTGATGCCGCCGCTCGCGGGCTACGCGGACTGGGAAGTCACGCTGATGCTGTCGCGCGCGCTCGGCTACGAGATGGACTATGCGCATCCGTCGGAAATCATGGACGAGATCGCCCGGCTCACGCCGACCTTCTCGGGTGTGTCGTACGCGAAGCTCGACACGCTCGGCAGCATTCAGTGGCCGTGCAACGAGCACGCGCCGGAAGGCACGCCGACGATGCACATCGACGCATTCGTGCGCGGCAAGGGCAAGTTCGTGATCACGCAGTTCATCGCGTCGCCGGAGAAGGTCACGCAGCGCTATCCGCTGATCCTGACGACGGGCCGCATCCTGTCGCAGTACAACGTCGGCGCGCAAACGCGCCGCACCGAGAACGTGCGGTGGCACGAAGAGGATCGCCTCGAGATCCATCCGCACGACGCGCAGGATCGCGGTATCCGCAGCGGCGACTGGGTGGGCATCGAATCGCGTGCGGGGCAGACGGTGCTGCGCGCGCTCGTGACCGAACGCATGCAACCGGGTGTCGTTTATACGACGTTCCACTTCCCGGAATCGGGCGCGAACGTGATCACGACGGACAGCTCGGACTGGGCGACGAACTGCCCCGAGTACAAGGTGACGGCCGTGCAGGTGCTGCCCGTCGCGCAGCCGTCCGACTGGCAGC
- a CDS encoding AAA family ATPase yields MARTLPDSIDWEAYARDEDDGRADVRRASEFIEDLVEHLHSPKEVASGTASPWSSVGDALRFREGEVTLWGGVNGHGKSAVLGEAMLHAMSAGDRVCIASMEMRPIATMERLTRQAAATAMPAPEFIRGFGRWTNDRLWLYAHVGTVERARMLAVARYCRKELGVHHVVIDSLLKCGIAPDDYAGQKTFVDALCSLARDTGVHIHLVHHARKGEKEAVVPDKFDMKGAGEITDLVDNVLIVHRNKTKEALLRKDTLSDEKREEAEQQADTALICAKQRHHTWEGTVRLWFDAASLQFRDCRADGARYLDLASGTWKRGWAR; encoded by the coding sequence ATGGCCCGAACACTACCCGACTCGATCGACTGGGAGGCATACGCCAGAGACGAGGACGACGGCCGCGCGGACGTGCGCCGTGCCAGCGAGTTCATCGAAGACCTTGTCGAGCATCTGCACAGCCCGAAGGAAGTCGCGTCCGGTACGGCATCGCCGTGGTCTAGCGTTGGCGATGCCCTCCGCTTCCGCGAGGGCGAGGTGACGCTCTGGGGCGGCGTGAACGGTCATGGCAAGTCCGCTGTGCTTGGCGAGGCGATGCTGCACGCCATGTCGGCCGGGGACCGCGTGTGCATCGCGTCGATGGAGATGCGGCCGATCGCGACCATGGAGCGCCTGACGCGCCAGGCCGCGGCAACCGCGATGCCGGCTCCGGAATTCATTCGCGGCTTCGGGCGGTGGACGAACGACCGACTGTGGCTGTATGCGCACGTCGGCACGGTCGAGCGGGCGCGCATGCTTGCCGTCGCGCGGTACTGCCGCAAGGAACTCGGTGTGCACCACGTCGTGATCGACAGCCTGCTGAAGTGCGGTATCGCCCCGGACGATTACGCCGGCCAGAAGACGTTCGTCGATGCGCTGTGCTCTCTGGCGCGAGATACGGGCGTGCATATCCACCTCGTGCACCACGCGCGCAAGGGCGAGAAGGAAGCCGTCGTGCCGGACAAGTTCGACATGAAGGGCGCCGGCGAGATCACGGACCTGGTCGACAACGTGCTGATCGTGCATCGGAACAAGACCAAAGAGGCTCTGTTGCGCAAGGACACGCTCTCCGATGAGAAACGCGAAGAAGCCGAGCAGCAGGCCGATACCGCTCTGATCTGCGCCAAGCAGCGTCACCACACGTGGGAGGGCACCGTGCGTCTCTGGTTCGACGCGGCAAGTCTGCAGTTTCGCGATTGCCGGGCCGATGGCGCGCGGTATCTGGATCTGGCCTCAGGGACATGGAAGCGAGGCTGGGCACGATGA
- a CDS encoding helix-turn-helix transcriptional regulator, with the protein MRALRMKEVAKKVGLGQSTLFCMINAGTFPKPFELVPGRTAWLEEDIDAWLARQAGQGRVSQSVPTKDENLRIDELARKIASRLTPHALWDLAELAAYLHRSEQHTRQWIITQDGFPRPIRIPSGKSATERARPLWRAKDVIAWAESHVEE; encoded by the coding sequence ATGCGCGCGCTCCGTATGAAGGAAGTGGCCAAGAAAGTCGGTCTTGGCCAGTCGACGCTCTTCTGCATGATCAACGCTGGCACGTTCCCGAAGCCATTCGAGCTCGTGCCGGGCCGCACGGCGTGGCTGGAGGAAGACATCGACGCGTGGTTGGCGCGCCAGGCAGGGCAGGGGCGGGTGTCGCAGAGTGTGCCGACGAAGGATGAGAATCTGCGCATCGACGAACTGGCGCGCAAGATTGCTTCACGCCTGACGCCGCACGCGCTATGGGATCTGGCCGAGCTGGCCGCCTACCTGCACCGCAGCGAGCAGCACACGCGGCAGTGGATCATCACGCAAGACGGCTTCCCGCGTCCGATCCGCATTCCGTCAGGCAAGAGCGCCACCGAGCGGGCCCGGCCACTCTGGCGCGCGAAGGACGTCATCGCGTGGGCGGAGTCTCACGTCGAAGAGTGA
- a CDS encoding DUF4148 domain-containing protein: MKSLVQAVVVAAALVAPVVSFAQSGSTITRAQVRAELVQLQQAGYNSARGEDPHYPEAIQAATARVAEQQRAALAQAQGADASGYGAQAQGASASGSRAMGVRPATAEEMKSLYRGS, encoded by the coding sequence ATGAAATCGCTCGTTCAAGCTGTTGTCGTTGCTGCCGCTCTCGTTGCCCCGGTCGTGTCGTTCGCCCAGTCGGGTTCGACGATCACTCGCGCGCAGGTTCGTGCCGAACTGGTTCAGTTGCAGCAGGCTGGTTACAACTCCGCTCGCGGTGAAGATCCGCACTACCCGGAAGCGATCCAGGCTGCCACGGCGCGTGTTGCAGAGCAGCAGCGCGCTGCGCTGGCGCAAGCGCAAGGCGCCGACGCCAGCGGTTACGGCGCACAGGCACAGGGCGCATCGGCATCGGGTTCGCGTGCGATGGGCGTGCGTCCGGCCACCGCTGAAGAAATGAAGTCGCTGTATCGCGGCAGCTAA
- a CDS encoding substrate-binding domain-containing protein, translating to MIRIECDAYLTVRDTEGRAASLSDVAPLLELVADTGSIAQAAQAKELSYRHAWGMLRALEACIGGELIETARGKGSTLSALGQAVVDAQRLARSRLDGNLRTLAAEVASDLNRRLAQRDGAVRIHASHGYAVATLVSALVDAQAAVDIKYRESVEAVQALARGECDLAGFHLPRGAFRAQCAQIYRPWLDDTRHVLIHLTRRQQGLFIPRGNPKQVRGLADLARNDIRFVNRQPGSGTRMLLDLALRAIGIDPERIDGYASAELTHSAIAAFVASGMADLGFGVEPAAHHFGLDFIPVVDEDYYFACERARLDARPLAGVLALLRDARFVERVAHLDGYDPAACGTLASIASGLAGGDGASVPAGNAR from the coding sequence TTGATTCGCATCGAATGCGACGCGTATCTGACCGTACGCGACACGGAAGGCCGTGCGGCCAGTCTGTCGGATGTGGCGCCGTTGCTCGAACTCGTGGCCGACACGGGCAGCATTGCGCAGGCCGCGCAAGCGAAAGAGCTGTCTTATCGGCACGCGTGGGGCATGCTGCGTGCGCTGGAGGCGTGCATCGGCGGGGAACTGATCGAAACCGCGCGCGGCAAGGGCTCGACGCTGTCGGCGCTCGGGCAGGCCGTCGTCGATGCGCAGCGCCTCGCGCGCAGCCGGCTCGACGGGAACCTGCGCACGCTGGCCGCCGAAGTGGCGAGCGACCTGAACCGAAGGCTCGCGCAGCGCGACGGCGCCGTGCGTATCCATGCGTCGCACGGCTACGCGGTCGCGACGCTCGTCTCCGCGCTGGTCGATGCGCAGGCGGCTGTCGACATCAAGTATCGCGAGAGCGTCGAGGCCGTGCAGGCGCTTGCCCGCGGCGAGTGCGACCTGGCCGGCTTCCATCTGCCGCGCGGCGCGTTTCGCGCGCAGTGCGCGCAGATCTACCGGCCGTGGCTCGACGATACGCGCCACGTGCTGATCCACCTGACAAGGCGCCAGCAGGGGCTGTTCATTCCGCGCGGCAACCCGAAGCAGGTTCGCGGGCTCGCGGATCTCGCGCGCAATGACATCCGCTTCGTCAATCGCCAGCCGGGGTCGGGCACGCGCATGCTGCTGGATCTCGCGCTGCGCGCGATCGGCATCGATCCCGAGCGCATCGACGGCTACGCGTCGGCCGAGCTCACGCATTCGGCGATCGCGGCGTTCGTCGCGAGCGGGATGGCCGATCTCGGCTTCGGCGTAGAGCCGGCCGCCCATCATTTCGGGCTCGATTTCATCCCGGTCGTCGACGAAGACTATTACTTCGCATGTGAGCGCGCGCGGCTCGACGCGCGGCCGCTTGCCGGCGTGCTGGCGCTGCTGCGCGATGCGCGCTTTGTCGAGCGCGTCGCGCATCTCGACGGCTACGATCCGGCTGCGTGTGGAACGCTGGCGAGCATTGCGTCGGGGCTGGCCGGCGGCGACGGCGCGAGCGTGCCGGCGGGCAATGCCCGGTAA
- a CDS encoding NAD(P)H-dependent oxidoreductase subunit E, whose translation MSPNSQAPDALVERHARAGRSLVAILHAIQDDAGYVPPGCVAPLARALNLSRAEVHGVLTYYHHFRTAPPARVTIQMCRAEACRSMGCEALATHAEARTGCRFDAVHGDAADAHAPGDVALESVYCLGLCAQSPSLTVNGVLHAKVTPEKFDALLADAVARTPEAA comes from the coding sequence ATGTCCCCGAATTCCCAAGCGCCCGACGCGCTCGTCGAGCGCCATGCGCGCGCCGGCCGGTCGCTCGTGGCGATCCTGCACGCGATCCAGGACGACGCGGGTTACGTGCCGCCAGGCTGCGTCGCGCCGCTCGCCCGCGCACTCAACCTGTCGCGCGCGGAAGTGCACGGTGTCCTGACTTACTACCACCACTTCCGCACCGCGCCGCCCGCCCGCGTGACGATCCAGATGTGCCGCGCCGAAGCGTGCCGCAGCATGGGCTGCGAAGCGCTGGCCACGCATGCGGAAGCCCGCACGGGTTGCCGGTTCGACGCGGTGCACGGCGATGCGGCCGACGCGCATGCGCCCGGTGACGTCGCACTCGAATCGGTCTACTGCCTCGGACTGTGTGCGCAGTCGCCGTCGCTGACGGTCAACGGTGTGCTGCATGCCAAGGTCACGCCGGAGAAATTCGACGCGCTGCTTGCCGACGCGGTCGCCCGCACCCCGGAGGCCGCATGA
- a CDS encoding helix-turn-helix transcriptional regulator has protein sequence MSAKFRNTPSADGVQAEPTALPIDGFVRWADLKQFVPFSHETLRQREMKGLFPRRVQLGSARCVAWPNREIHRWLADPAGYRAPEPA, from the coding sequence ATGTCCGCAAAATTCCGCAATACGCCGTCCGCCGACGGCGTCCAAGCCGAGCCTACGGCGCTGCCGATCGACGGCTTCGTCCGTTGGGCCGATCTGAAGCAGTTCGTCCCGTTCAGTCACGAGACCCTGCGGCAACGCGAGATGAAGGGGCTCTTCCCCCGGCGTGTACAGCTCGGCTCCGCACGATGCGTCGCCTGGCCGAATCGCGAGATTCATCGCTGGTTGGCTGACCCGGCCGGCTACCGCGCTCCCGAACCCGCGTGA
- a CDS encoding formate dehydrogenase beta subunit produces MTTRVYVPRDSSALALGADALAAAIEAEAERRGIAIELVRNGSRGLLWLEPLVEVGTAAGRVGYANLSAADVPALFDANWLEGGAHPSGVGLVDALPYLARQQRLTFARIGLTDPLSIDDYLQYEGLAGLKNALALDGDAACETLIESGLRGRGGAAFPAGIKWRTVRQARATQKYIVCNADEGDSGTFSDRLIMECDPYCLIEGMIIAGVATGATVGYIYVRSEYPHAIATLEAAIVRAREAGWLGEHVLGSAHAFELHVAKGAGSYVCGEETALLESLEGKRGVVRAKPPLPALAGLYGQPTVINNVITLATAPVIFARGSAFYRDYGLGRSRGTLPFQLAGNIRHGGLVELAFGVTLRELLFDFGGGTASGRPARAAQVGGPLGTYLPDHQWDVPLDYEAYTAIGAVVGHGGIVLHDDTSNLAELAEYAMKFCAIESCGKCTPCRIGSTRGVETIARIRHGDTSERQVTLLRDLCDTMLAGSLCAMGGMTPYPVLSALDHFPEDFGLAAGKPAASGPVKAAA; encoded by the coding sequence ATGACGACCCGCGTCTATGTCCCGCGCGATTCGTCCGCGCTGGCGCTCGGCGCCGACGCGCTCGCCGCCGCGATCGAGGCGGAAGCCGAACGCCGCGGCATCGCCATCGAACTGGTCCGCAACGGTTCGCGCGGGCTGCTGTGGCTCGAGCCGCTCGTCGAGGTCGGCACGGCGGCCGGCCGCGTCGGCTATGCGAACCTGTCGGCCGCCGACGTCCCGGCCCTGTTCGATGCAAACTGGCTCGAAGGCGGCGCGCATCCGAGCGGCGTCGGCCTCGTCGACGCACTGCCCTATCTCGCGCGCCAGCAACGCCTCACGTTCGCCCGGATCGGCCTGACCGACCCGTTGTCGATCGACGACTACCTGCAATATGAAGGCCTCGCCGGCCTGAAGAACGCGCTCGCGCTCGACGGCGATGCCGCGTGCGAAACATTGATCGAATCGGGGCTGCGCGGCCGCGGCGGTGCAGCGTTCCCCGCAGGCATCAAGTGGCGCACGGTCCGGCAAGCACGCGCCACGCAGAAGTACATCGTCTGCAATGCGGACGAAGGCGATTCGGGCACGTTCTCCGACCGCCTGATCATGGAATGCGATCCGTACTGCCTGATCGAAGGGATGATCATCGCGGGCGTCGCGACCGGCGCGACGGTCGGCTACATCTACGTGCGCAGCGAATACCCGCACGCGATCGCCACGCTCGAAGCCGCGATCGTCCGCGCACGCGAAGCCGGCTGGCTCGGCGAGCACGTGCTCGGCTCCGCGCACGCGTTCGAGCTGCACGTCGCGAAAGGCGCGGGCTCGTACGTGTGCGGCGAGGAAACGGCGCTGCTCGAATCGCTCGAAGGCAAGCGCGGCGTCGTGCGTGCGAAACCGCCGCTGCCCGCGCTCGCCGGCCTGTACGGCCAGCCGACCGTCATCAACAACGTGATCACGCTCGCCACGGCACCCGTGATCTTCGCGCGCGGCTCCGCGTTCTATCGCGACTACGGGTTGGGCCGCTCGCGCGGCACGCTGCCGTTCCAGCTCGCCGGCAACATCCGCCACGGCGGCCTCGTCGAACTCGCGTTCGGGGTCACGCTGCGCGAGCTGCTGTTCGATTTCGGCGGCGGCACGGCCAGCGGCCGGCCCGCACGTGCCGCGCAGGTGGGCGGCCCGCTCGGCACCTACCTGCCCGACCACCAGTGGGACGTGCCGCTCGACTACGAAGCGTATACGGCGATTGGCGCGGTGGTCGGCCACGGCGGCATCGTGCTGCACGACGACACGTCGAACCTCGCCGAGCTGGCCGAATACGCGATGAAGTTCTGCGCGATCGAGTCGTGCGGCAAGTGCACGCCGTGCCGGATCGGTTCGACGCGCGGCGTCGAGACCATCGCACGCATTCGCCACGGCGATACGTCGGAGCGGCAGGTCACGCTGCTGCGCGACCTGTGCGACACGATGCTGGCCGGTTCGCTGTGCGCCATGGGCGGCATGACACCCTACCCGGTGCTGTCCGCGCTCGACCATTTCCCCGAAGATTTCGGGCTCGCTGCCGGCAAACCTGCCGCGTCGGGTCCGGTCAAGGCTGCGGCCTGA
- a CDS encoding histidine ammonia-lyase yields MSLRYPSNGAALVSMRRAGRVPELPVLVALAGPLRFDNVTLSAAAGQPYDWRPVAALDVEVFASADVPWSDLLRTLADIASAVPDTLVLAFREGPRVHCGERRAVPGEEFSLFDWFPMAIAPTCWPASHTLARRLFDSLGDTLPNPYDHACELVAQLAAERHGNTKEVA; encoded by the coding sequence ATGAGCCTTCGCTATCCATCCAACGGTGCCGCGCTCGTGTCCATGCGCCGCGCCGGTCGCGTCCCGGAACTGCCGGTGCTCGTGGCGCTGGCCGGGCCGCTGCGTTTCGACAACGTGACGCTCTCGGCCGCCGCCGGCCAGCCCTACGACTGGCGTCCTGTCGCCGCGCTCGACGTCGAGGTATTCGCGTCGGCGGACGTGCCCTGGAGCGATCTGCTGCGCACGCTCGCTGACATCGCCTCTGCGGTGCCCGACACGCTGGTGCTCGCGTTCCGCGAGGGGCCGCGGGTGCACTGCGGCGAGCGGCGCGCGGTGCCCGGCGAGGAATTCTCGCTCTTCGACTGGTTCCCGATGGCGATCGCGCCGACGTGCTGGCCGGCATCGCACACGTTGGCGCGCCGCCTGTTCGATTCGTTGGGCGACACGCTGCCGAATCCCTATGACCACGCGTGCGAGCTCGTCGCGCAGCTCGCCGCAGAACGACATGGAAACACCAAGGAGGTGGCCTGA